From one Streptomyces sp. ICC1 genomic stretch:
- a CDS encoding amino acid adenylation domain-containing protein has protein sequence MDPGLVAGLDALAREQRCTPFMVLLAAYQSVLARWSGDYDFAVGTPLAGRNETAHEALLGYFSRTGVIRADLTGEPDFRTVLRRVRSATMAALSHQDIPVERVAAELGLPVLPGVGPLYQAVFVHQSQYELAGADERTSLPAGVRTADMDSGFDRAKTDLLLDSWRTPNGGMTLSFCFDRELFERPTVEALARRVRDLLARAVVDVEVPLHGDWLLAVEERAALLALGAGPAVTEAPRPILRGFADQVAARPDAPALECAGSVRTYAELDRASDELAGRLGPVAGRAVGVRIEPSFELVTALLAIWKAGAGYLPLDPAHPAERQRLMLGEADAALLLTAGEHPDLGVPVLAVDDPDTGPGQAGTEPAGAAGIASGSTGHAGAALPGTDPGGLAYVLYTSGSTGAPKGVAVEHAALAERVRWMAGPEGYRLRPGDRIVQFASIGFDTHAEEIWPALTAGACVVLLPGGGRMLPDLLRGEAGRSVTVLDLPTAYWEELVSLGDQAPWPPALRLVVLGGSEARAVTLARWRERHGDTVRLVNTYGPTEATVIVTAGDLGGGDAGELRGGLGGGLGGGPAAERRPPLGRPLPGVRLYVLDERGSLLPAGSEGELYIGGEGLARGYLARPELTAEAFLPDPFADAPDGRMYRTGDRARWRTDGQLEFLGRADGQVKIRGYRIEPAEIEAALTAHPAVGRVAVLVRDGRRLIAYAVPRPAAPRAGELREYLALRLPSFMVPDAVVLLDTLPLTANGKLDAAALPDPDPAGAAAGYLAPRTDAEALVVDLWQEVLGVPKVGVLDDFLALGGDSLLVTRVAARIRAGVGLDVSIRDVFESPTPAALAARIEALLIAEIDALSEEEAADRLD, from the coding sequence CTGGACCCCGGGCTCGTCGCCGGGCTCGACGCCCTGGCCCGCGAGCAGCGCTGCACCCCGTTCATGGTGCTGCTCGCCGCCTACCAGAGCGTGCTGGCCCGCTGGAGCGGCGACTACGACTTCGCCGTCGGCACCCCCCTGGCCGGCCGCAACGAGACCGCCCACGAGGCCCTGCTCGGCTACTTCTCCCGCACCGGGGTGATCCGTGCGGACCTCACCGGCGAGCCCGACTTCCGCACCGTGCTGCGCCGGGTGCGCTCCGCCACGATGGCCGCGCTGAGCCATCAGGACATCCCGGTCGAGCGGGTGGCCGCCGAACTGGGGCTGCCCGTGCTGCCCGGCGTCGGCCCGCTCTACCAGGCGGTGTTCGTCCACCAGAGCCAGTACGAGCTGGCCGGCGCCGACGAGCGGACCTCGCTGCCCGCGGGCGTCCGGACGGCGGACATGGACTCCGGTTTCGACCGGGCCAAGACCGATCTGCTGTTGGACAGTTGGCGCACCCCGAACGGCGGGATGACGCTCTCGTTCTGCTTCGACCGGGAGCTCTTCGAGCGCCCCACGGTCGAGGCTCTGGCGCGCCGGGTACGCGACCTGCTCGCCCGAGCCGTCGTGGACGTGGAGGTCCCGCTGCACGGTGACTGGCTGTTGGCCGTCGAGGAGCGCGCCGCGCTGCTCGCCCTCGGCGCCGGACCCGCCGTCACCGAGGCCCCCCGCCCGATCCTGCGCGGCTTCGCCGACCAGGTGGCCGCCCGCCCCGACGCACCCGCCCTGGAGTGCGCGGGGAGCGTCCGTACCTACGCCGAACTCGACCGCGCCTCGGATGAGTTGGCAGGTCGACTGGGCCCGGTGGCCGGCCGTGCGGTGGGCGTCCGGATCGAGCCGTCCTTCGAACTGGTCACCGCCCTGCTGGCGATCTGGAAGGCCGGCGCGGGCTACCTGCCGCTCGACCCCGCGCACCCGGCCGAGCGCCAGCGGCTGATGCTCGGCGAGGCGGACGCCGCCCTGCTGCTCACCGCGGGCGAGCATCCGGACCTGGGGGTCCCGGTGCTGGCCGTCGACGATCCGGACACCGGGCCCGGGCAGGCCGGGACCGAGCCGGCCGGAGCCGCGGGCATCGCGTCCGGGAGCACGGGGCACGCGGGGGCCGCGCTGCCCGGGACCGACCCGGGCGGCCTCGCGTACGTCCTCTACACCTCGGGCTCCACCGGCGCCCCCAAGGGCGTCGCCGTCGAGCACGCCGCTCTGGCCGAGCGCGTCCGGTGGATGGCAGGACCGGAGGGCTACCGGCTTCGGCCGGGCGACCGGATCGTCCAGTTCGCCTCCATCGGGTTCGACACCCACGCCGAGGAGATCTGGCCCGCCCTCACCGCGGGCGCCTGTGTCGTCCTGCTGCCCGGCGGCGGCCGGATGCTGCCCGACCTGCTGCGCGGCGAGGCCGGCCGGTCCGTCACCGTACTCGACCTGCCCACCGCGTACTGGGAGGAGCTGGTGTCGCTCGGAGACCAGGCCCCGTGGCCGCCGGCCCTGCGCCTGGTGGTCCTCGGCGGTTCCGAGGCGCGCGCCGTCACCCTCGCCCGGTGGCGGGAGCGGCACGGCGACACCGTCCGGCTGGTCAACACCTACGGCCCGACCGAGGCCACCGTCATCGTCACCGCGGGCGACCTCGGTGGCGGTGACGCTGGCGAACTCCGTGGCGGCCTCGGTGGCGGCCTCGGTGGCGGGCCCGCCGCCGAGCGGCGCCCGCCGCTCGGCCGTCCGCTGCCGGGGGTGCGGCTCTACGTCTTGGACGAGCGCGGCAGCCTGCTGCCCGCCGGCTCCGAGGGCGAGCTGTACATCGGCGGCGAAGGCCTCGCGCGCGGCTACCTGGCCCGGCCCGAGCTGACCGCGGAGGCCTTCCTCCCGGATCCGTTCGCCGACGCCCCGGACGGCCGGATGTACCGCACCGGCGACCGCGCCCGGTGGCGCACCGACGGGCAGTTGGAGTTCCTCGGCCGCGCCGACGGCCAGGTGAAGATCCGCGGATACCGGATCGAGCCCGCCGAGATCGAGGCCGCCCTCACCGCCCACCCGGCCGTCGGCCGGGTGGCCGTCCTGGTCCGCGACGGCCGCCGGCTGATCGCCTACGCCGTCCCGCGCCCGGCCGCACCGCGGGCGGGCGAACTGCGCGAGTACCTGGCGCTGCGCCTGCCGTCCTTCATGGTGCCGGACGCCGTGGTCCTGCTCGACACCCTCCCGCTCACCGCCAACGGCAAGCTCGATGCCGCGGCCCTGCCCGACCCGGACCCGGCGGGTGCCGCCGCCGGGTACCTGGCGCCCCGCACCGATGCCGAGGCCCTGGTGGTCGACCTCTGGCAGGAGGTGCTCGGCGTACCGAAGGTCGGCGTACTGGACGACTTCCTCGCCCTCGGCGGGGACTCGCTCCTGGTCACCAGGGTCGCCGCCCGCATCCGGGCGGGCGTCGGCCTCGACGTGTCGATCCGCGACGTCTTCGAGAGCCCCACCCCGGCAGCCCTGGCGGCCCGGATCGAGGCACTGCTGATCGCGGAGATCGACGCCCTCAGCGAGGAGGAGGCCGCCGACCGGCTGGACTGA
- a CDS encoding sensor histidine kinase: MTATDHTPDGDTPPPVRAPFSAGTWKEIAYLLSNFPAALIGFVYTVVMVSTAGGLAVTAIGLPLFAGGLFLSRQLGRLERARARDLLGVRVDEPSPMPGPARSGGFFPWLWASLKDSVAWRTVLFELIRLPWAVLTFTVALTGLFVLWPVLPWVVRGLANVDRAMVRGLLSPSDELERRIAELESDRGVVVDTAAADLRRIERDLHDGAQARLVALAMGLGLAKEKLLEDPEGAAAMVDEAHGEVKLALRELRDLARGIHPAVLTDRGLDAALSSVASRCLVPVKVSVDMPARPAEAIEGIAYFVVSELLQNVSKHAGPQARGASVEVWRAERRLLIRVSDDGRGGADALAGSGLAGLSERLGAVDGVLVVDSPEGAGTVVTAELPWRDRVA; encoded by the coding sequence ATGACCGCGACCGATCACACCCCCGACGGCGACACCCCTCCTCCCGTCCGCGCCCCCTTCAGTGCCGGGACCTGGAAGGAAATCGCGTACCTGCTGAGCAATTTCCCCGCCGCCCTCATCGGGTTCGTCTACACGGTCGTCATGGTGTCGACCGCGGGTGGTCTGGCCGTGACCGCGATCGGTCTTCCGCTGTTCGCGGGCGGCCTGTTCCTGTCTCGCCAGTTGGGACGGCTGGAACGGGCCCGGGCGCGCGACCTCTTGGGCGTACGGGTGGACGAGCCGAGCCCGATGCCCGGGCCGGCGCGCTCGGGCGGATTCTTCCCCTGGCTGTGGGCGAGCCTCAAGGACTCGGTGGCGTGGCGGACCGTGCTGTTCGAGCTGATCCGGCTGCCGTGGGCAGTGCTCACCTTCACGGTGGCGCTGACCGGGCTGTTCGTGCTGTGGCCGGTGCTGCCGTGGGTGGTGCGGGGGCTCGCGAACGTGGACCGGGCGATGGTACGGGGCCTGCTGTCTCCCTCGGACGAACTGGAGCGGCGGATCGCGGAGCTGGAGTCCGACCGCGGGGTCGTCGTCGACACCGCGGCGGCGGACCTGCGGCGGATCGAGCGGGACCTGCACGACGGGGCACAGGCGCGGCTGGTGGCGCTGGCGATGGGGCTGGGCCTGGCGAAGGAGAAGCTGCTGGAGGACCCCGAGGGGGCGGCGGCGATGGTGGACGAGGCGCATGGTGAGGTGAAGCTGGCGCTGCGCGAACTGCGGGACCTGGCGCGGGGCATCCACCCGGCGGTGCTGACCGACCGGGGTCTGGACGCGGCGCTGTCGTCGGTGGCCTCGCGGTGCCTGGTGCCGGTGAAGGTGTCGGTGGACATGCCGGCGCGGCCGGCGGAGGCGATCGAGGGGATCGCGTACTTCGTGGTCTCGGAGCTGCTGCAGAACGTGAGCAAGCACGCGGGGCCGCAGGCGCGGGGCGCCTCGGTGGAGGTGTGGCGGGCGGAGCGGCGGCTGCTGATCCGGGTGTCGGACGACGGGCGCGGCGGGGCGGATGCCCTGGCCGGGTCGGGGTTGGCGGGGCTCTCGGAGCGGCTCGGCGCGGTGGACGGGGTGCTGGTGGTGGATTCCCCGGAGGGTGCGGGGACGGTGGTGACGGCGGAGCTCCCGTGGCGGGACCGGGTGGCCTGA
- the ndhC gene encoding NADH-quinone oxidoreductase subunit A, translating into MPEPTVSTVTVLAADYFRTYSVVGLLAALGVLFVAVAFGAGRLLRPNVPTREKLLTYECGVDPVGEGWAHTQVRYYVYAFLYVIFAVDSIFLFPWATVFAAAGYGATTLVEMFIFLGFLAVGLLYAYKKGVLEWL; encoded by the coding sequence GTGCCCGAACCGACGGTATCGACCGTGACCGTGCTCGCTGCGGACTACTTCCGGACGTATTCGGTCGTCGGCCTCCTGGCCGCGCTCGGTGTGCTCTTCGTGGCGGTGGCGTTCGGCGCCGGCCGCCTGCTGCGGCCCAACGTCCCGACCCGCGAGAAGCTGCTGACGTACGAGTGCGGTGTGGACCCGGTGGGCGAGGGCTGGGCGCACACCCAGGTCCGCTACTACGTCTACGCCTTCCTCTACGTCATCTTCGCCGTCGACTCGATCTTCCTGTTCCCGTGGGCGACGGTGTTCGCCGCCGCCGGTTACGGCGCCACGACGCTGGTGGAGATGTTCATCTTCCTCGGCTTCCTGGCCGTCGGCCTGCTCTATGCGTACAAGAAGGGCGTCCTCGAATGGCTGTGA
- a CDS encoding NADH-quinone oxidoreductase subunit B, translating into MAVTPAGTPAVPSEPQLLPEPKRLGVLSRLAPEPMKVVLNWGRRYSLWVFNFGLACCAIEFIAASMARHDFIRLGVIPFAPGPRQADLMIVSGTVTDKMAPAVKRLYEQMPEPKYVISFGACSNCGGPYWDSYSVTKGVDQIIPVDVYVPGCPPRPEALLQGILKLQEKIARESLAERYATTARPSPAQLTSGLVTPPAAPGADA; encoded by the coding sequence ATGGCTGTGACTCCGGCCGGTACCCCGGCCGTGCCGTCGGAGCCGCAGCTGCTCCCGGAGCCGAAGAGGCTGGGAGTGCTCTCCCGCCTCGCGCCCGAGCCCATGAAGGTGGTCCTCAACTGGGGCCGCCGCTACAGCCTGTGGGTCTTCAACTTCGGCCTCGCCTGCTGCGCCATCGAGTTCATCGCGGCCTCGATGGCCCGCCACGACTTCATCCGGCTCGGCGTCATCCCCTTCGCGCCCGGACCGCGCCAGGCCGACCTCATGATCGTTTCCGGCACGGTGACGGACAAGATGGCCCCGGCCGTCAAGCGGCTGTACGAACAGATGCCGGAGCCGAAGTACGTCATCTCCTTCGGCGCCTGCTCCAATTGCGGCGGGCCGTACTGGGACTCGTACTCGGTGACCAAGGGCGTCGACCAGATCATCCCGGTCGACGTCTACGTCCCGGGCTGCCCGCCCCGCCCCGAGGCGCTGCTGCAGGGCATCCTCAAGCTGCAGGAGAAGATCGCCCGCGAATCGCTGGCGGAGCGCTACGCGACGACGGCCCGGCCGTCGCCCGCGCAGCTCACCAGCGGCCTGGTCACCCCGCCGGCGGCCCCCGGGGCGGACGCGTGA
- a CDS encoding 3'-5' exonuclease has protein sequence MGDWHGGPMVAFDLETTGTDIECDRIVTAAVVALGPDGQVARERTWLVDPGVPIPEEASAIHGISTDRARAEGMAAAPAIEEITQTLFEELGSGTPLVVMNARYDLTLLDRECRRHGIRPLGERWPGRPAPVIDPLVLDKHADRYRKGRRTLQALCEHYGVTLDEAHNAGADALAAARTARRMGARHAAIGTVALAELHDLQIRAAAEQAVSLQSYLRRTSDPEAIVERAWPVVPYRV, from the coding sequence ATGGGGGACTGGCACGGCGGACCGATGGTGGCCTTCGACCTGGAGACCACGGGGACCGACATCGAGTGCGACCGCATCGTGACGGCGGCGGTCGTGGCGCTCGGGCCGGACGGGCAGGTGGCACGCGAGCGGACGTGGCTGGTGGACCCGGGGGTGCCCATCCCCGAGGAGGCCTCCGCCATCCACGGCATCTCCACGGACCGCGCCCGCGCGGAGGGGATGGCGGCGGCTCCGGCGATAGAGGAGATCACGCAGACGCTCTTCGAGGAGCTGGGCTCGGGGACCCCGCTCGTGGTGATGAACGCGCGGTACGACCTGACCCTGCTGGACCGCGAGTGCCGGCGGCACGGGATCCGGCCGCTGGGCGAGCGGTGGCCGGGCAGGCCCGCGCCCGTCATAGACCCCCTGGTCCTGGACAAGCACGCGGACCGGTACCGCAAGGGCAGGCGGACCCTCCAGGCCCTCTGCGAGCACTACGGCGTGACCCTCGACGAGGCGCACAACGCGGGCGCGGACGCGCTGGCGGCGGCCCGGACGGCGCGGCGGATGGGGGCGAGGCACGCGGCGATAGGGACGGTCGCGCTGGCCGAGCTCCACGACCTGCAGATCCGCGCGGCGGCCGAGCAGGCGGTGTCGCTGCAGAGCTACCTGCGCCGGACCTCGGACCCCGAGGCGATAGTCGAGCGGGCCTGGCCCGTCGTGCCCTACCGGGTCTGA
- a CDS encoding DUF2867 domain-containing protein, which yields MRLPRSAHTDRPWRIHEIAPDFQVEDVWELPTPGGPDDLARLVEQFANGTGEVSSPVGRALFAIRRRLGALLGWDRPADGVGGRVASLRDRLPEDLREGPRGPEFGAFPFTSVYQTHDEWAAETANRTVHGVLHIGWVEDGAGGHHGQMAVLVKPNGLLGGLYMAGIKPFRYLGVYPAMIRGIGRAWRAGQQAGQ from the coding sequence ATGAGACTTCCCCGAAGCGCCCACACCGACCGTCCCTGGCGGATCCACGAGATCGCCCCCGACTTCCAGGTCGAGGACGTGTGGGAGCTGCCCACGCCGGGCGGCCCCGACGACCTCGCCCGGCTCGTGGAGCAGTTCGCGAACGGCACGGGCGAGGTCTCCTCGCCGGTCGGGCGCGCGCTCTTCGCGATCCGCCGGCGGCTCGGGGCGCTGCTCGGCTGGGACCGGCCGGCCGACGGGGTCGGCGGCCGGGTGGCCTCGCTGCGGGACCGGCTGCCGGAAGACCTCCGGGAGGGCCCCCGGGGACCGGAGTTCGGCGCGTTCCCGTTCACCTCCGTCTACCAGACGCACGACGAGTGGGCGGCGGAGACGGCCAACCGGACCGTGCACGGCGTGCTGCACATCGGCTGGGTCGAGGACGGCGCCGGCGGCCACCACGGGCAGATGGCCGTCCTGGTCAAACCCAACGGCCTGCTCGGCGGGCTCTACATGGCCGGCATCAAGCCCTTCCGGTACCTCGGGGTGTACCCGGCGATGATCCGCGGCATCGGCCGCGCATGGCGGGCCGGTCAGCAGGCCGGTCAGTAG
- a CDS encoding aminoglycoside phosphotransferase family protein, translated as MDEAQARDALTAAGLTSARAGAPELLALGENAVFALGGGLVAKVGREAALLPRAELELAVAGWLAESGVPAVRAAEPAPRLVDGHPVTLWHRLPDAVRPAGPEDLAALLRQIHALPAPPFALPPRDLLGGVERWLRLAGEAIDPADAAYLRARRDGYADQVAALTPHLAPGPIHGDALPRNVHVGPDGPVLVDLETVSADLREHDLVVMALSRDRYGLPAESYGAFSAAYGWDVREWEGCALLRGARETASCAWVSQHAPTNPGALAEFRRRVASLREGDPEIRWHAF; from the coding sequence ATGGACGAGGCACAGGCCAGGGACGCACTGACGGCGGCGGGCCTCACCTCGGCGCGGGCCGGGGCGCCCGAGCTGCTGGCCCTCGGCGAGAACGCCGTCTTCGCGCTCGGCGGAGGCTTGGTCGCCAAGGTCGGCCGGGAAGCGGCGCTGCTGCCGCGGGCCGAGCTGGAGCTCGCGGTGGCGGGCTGGCTCGCGGAGTCCGGGGTCCCGGCGGTCCGCGCGGCCGAGCCGGCGCCCCGTCTGGTGGACGGCCACCCGGTGACGCTGTGGCACCGGCTCCCGGACGCGGTCCGCCCGGCCGGCCCCGAGGACCTCGCGGCGCTGCTGCGGCAGATCCACGCCCTGCCCGCGCCGCCCTTCGCACTGCCGCCGCGCGACCTGCTGGGCGGGGTCGAACGCTGGCTCCGGCTGGCGGGCGAGGCGATCGACCCGGCGGACGCGGCGTACCTGCGGGCCCGCCGCGACGGGTACGCCGACCAGGTCGCCGCCCTCACCCCGCACCTGGCGCCGGGCCCGATCCACGGCGACGCGCTGCCCCGCAACGTCCACGTGGGTCCGGACGGGCCGGTCCTGGTCGACCTGGAGACGGTCTCCGCCGACCTGCGCGAGCACGACCTGGTGGTGATGGCGCTCTCCCGCGACCGGTACGGGCTGCCCGCCGAGTCCTACGGGGCCTTCTCGGCGGCGTACGGCTGGGACGTGCGCGAGTGGGAGGGCTGCGCGCTCCTGCGCGGCGCCCGCGAAACGGCCAGCTGCGCCTGGGTCTCCCAGCACGCCCCGACCAACCCCGGGGCCCTGGCCGAATTCCGCCGCCGGGTGGCCTCCCTGCGCGAGGGCGACCCGGAAATCCGCTGGCACGCGTTCTAG
- the mgt gene encoding macrolide-inactivating glycosyltransferase, with protein MTSAAKPAHIAMFSIAAAGHVNPSIEVIRELVARGHRVSYAVPAAYAGKVAETGATPVIWNSTLPTEDDPDAWGTELIDNIEPFLTDAVQAVPQLAAAFEGDEPDLVLHDITAYQAMVLAHRWGVPAVSLSPNLVAWTGYEEEVAEPMFAALRASERGQAYYARFRAWLDENGIDEDSDRFVGRPRRSIVLIPRALQPHADRVDEAVYTFVGACQGDRSATQGTWTRPAGAEGKKLLLVSLGSTFTKQPAFYRACVEAFGDLPDWHVVLQIGKFTDEAEIGAIPANVEVHRWVPQLDILRRADAFITHAGAGGSQEGLATGTPMVAVPQAVDQFGNADMLAGLGVARHVPMDEADAATLREAVLALVADPEVAARAEAIRARMATEGGTRQAADLIEAELAGAAETAGRPGPAALSADRPIVQA; from the coding sequence ATGACCTCAGCCGCGAAGCCCGCCCACATCGCCATGTTCTCGATCGCCGCCGCCGGCCACGTGAACCCGAGCATCGAAGTGATCCGCGAGCTCGTCGCCCGCGGCCACCGCGTCAGCTACGCCGTTCCCGCCGCCTACGCCGGCAAGGTCGCCGAGACCGGCGCCACCCCGGTGATCTGGAACTCCACCCTGCCCACCGAGGACGACCCCGACGCGTGGGGCACCGAGCTCATCGACAACATCGAGCCCTTCCTCACCGACGCCGTCCAAGCCGTCCCGCAGCTCGCGGCCGCCTTCGAGGGCGACGAGCCGGACCTCGTCCTCCACGACATCACCGCTTATCAGGCCATGGTCCTCGCCCACCGCTGGGGCGTCCCCGCCGTCTCCCTCTCCCCGAACCTGGTCGCGTGGACCGGCTACGAGGAGGAGGTGGCCGAGCCGATGTTCGCCGCACTGCGCGCCTCCGAGCGCGGGCAGGCGTACTACGCCCGCTTCCGGGCCTGGCTCGACGAGAACGGCATCGACGAGGACAGCGACCGCTTCGTCGGCCGCCCCCGCCGCAGCATCGTGCTCATCCCGCGCGCCCTCCAGCCGCACGCCGACCGGGTCGACGAGGCCGTGTACACCTTCGTCGGCGCCTGCCAGGGCGACCGCAGCGCCACCCAGGGCACCTGGACGCGCCCCGCGGGCGCCGAGGGGAAGAAGCTCCTCCTGGTCTCCCTCGGCTCCACCTTCACCAAGCAGCCGGCCTTCTACCGGGCCTGCGTCGAGGCCTTCGGGGACCTGCCCGACTGGCACGTGGTGCTCCAGATCGGCAAGTTCACCGACGAGGCCGAGATCGGCGCGATCCCCGCCAACGTCGAAGTCCACCGCTGGGTTCCCCAACTGGACATCCTGCGCCGGGCCGACGCCTTCATCACCCACGCGGGCGCGGGCGGCAGCCAGGAGGGCCTGGCCACCGGCACCCCGATGGTCGCCGTCCCGCAGGCCGTCGACCAGTTCGGCAACGCCGACATGCTGGCGGGCCTCGGCGTCGCCCGGCACGTCCCGATGGACGAGGCCGACGCCGCCACCCTGCGCGAGGCCGTCCTCGCCCTGGTCGCCGACCCGGAGGTGGCAGCCCGGGCGGAGGCGATCCGCGCCCGGATGGCCACCGAGGGAGGCACGCGCCAGGCGGCGGACCTGATCGAGGCGGAGCTGGCCGGAGCGGCGGAAACGGCCGGGCGGCCCGGACCGGCCGCGCTGTCAGCGGACCGGCCTATCGTGCAGGCATGA
- a CDS encoding DUF1697 domain-containing protein, whose translation MTKTKYAALLRGINVGGNKKVPMAELRQVLHELGHEDAQTYLQSGNAVFSSGKKTTPEALARELEAAIEAHFGFRVPCLVVDGAYLRAVADACPFPAADLEGKQLHATFCSEQPDGSRFASIDGPAYLPEEYRVGDRVVYLYAPNGLGRSALGEALAKPAVVKGLDVTTRNWNTVAKLVELTQD comes from the coding sequence ATGACCAAGACGAAGTACGCGGCGCTGCTCCGGGGCATCAACGTCGGCGGGAACAAGAAGGTCCCGATGGCCGAACTGCGCCAGGTCCTGCACGAGCTGGGCCACGAGGACGCTCAGACCTACCTGCAGAGCGGCAACGCCGTCTTCAGCAGCGGGAAGAAGACGACCCCCGAGGCCCTCGCCCGCGAGCTGGAGGCGGCCATCGAAGCCCACTTCGGCTTCCGCGTCCCCTGCCTGGTGGTCGACGGCGCGTACCTGCGCGCCGTCGCCGACGCCTGCCCGTTCCCGGCCGCCGACCTGGAGGGCAAGCAGCTCCACGCCACCTTCTGCTCCGAGCAGCCCGACGGTTCCCGCTTCGCGTCCATCGACGGACCCGCGTACCTCCCGGAGGAGTACCGGGTCGGCGACCGCGTCGTCTACCTCTACGCCCCGAACGGCCTGGGCCGCTCCGCACTGGGAGAGGCCCTCGCCAAGCCGGCCGTGGTCAAGGGACTCGACGTGACCACCCGAAACTGGAACACGGTCGCCAAGCTGGTGGAACTCACCCAGGATTGA
- a CDS encoding SNF2 helicase-associated domain-containing protein, with protein sequence MLSTISGLISSHAVFLPAEPPRAGRIAFWQPDPDADADADADADLQGLRHELQGLTGPGTLQELTVVAADLRTVTVSALVLPVADAVALLTRVRAAASAGAAPFWGAAALLALRLAARGLLLPGVSPAGYDAWRLGPLEAADLAEVRELAAAMPPAAHCVPLGPGLDPDGDGPARLPAPEPLLRAFLDAVADTLPRSPAAPAAAGGPAYAAVEPGLHPELREWAAEVAAEHEAGVRVSLRIDLDTSCEPPAFRAVLQMHGLADAALVADAADVWAGAGAAAAGFPPRARLDALRALRRAARLWRPLAPLLGAAVPDSVDLADEEVAELLGEAGRALAADGVQVHWPRGLARTLTARAVVGRPAPASAAASGDLPGLLSPTAAPPLTRRHAPGRQGDLPAGPPDLLPEARRPLAPLRPQSVLVASAHARPSPSPLRPGPRVPPPAAPAPLSTHGARPRRRRGCRRPGGHPHPGPGR encoded by the coding sequence GTGCTCTCGACGATCTCCGGCCTCATCAGCTCCCACGCCGTCTTCCTGCCCGCGGAACCTCCCCGTGCCGGCCGGATCGCCTTCTGGCAGCCGGATCCGGACGCGGATGCGGATGCGGATGCGGATGCGGATCTCCAGGGGCTGCGGCACGAGCTGCAGGGGCTCACCGGCCCCGGCACCCTCCAAGAGCTCACCGTCGTCGCCGCGGACCTGCGGACCGTCACCGTCAGCGCACTCGTCCTGCCGGTGGCCGACGCCGTGGCGCTGCTGACCCGGGTCCGGGCCGCCGCGTCGGCCGGGGCAGCGCCCTTCTGGGGCGCCGCCGCCCTGCTGGCCCTGCGCCTCGCCGCGCGCGGGCTGCTGCTGCCCGGGGTGAGCCCCGCCGGGTACGACGCCTGGCGGCTCGGCCCTCTGGAGGCCGCCGACCTGGCGGAGGTCCGGGAGCTGGCGGCCGCAATGCCTCCCGCCGCGCACTGCGTGCCGCTCGGCCCCGGCCTCGACCCCGACGGAGACGGCCCGGCACGGCTGCCCGCGCCGGAGCCGCTGCTGCGCGCCTTCCTCGACGCCGTCGCCGACACCCTGCCCCGCTCCCCCGCGGCGCCCGCCGCCGCCGGCGGGCCCGCCTACGCCGCCGTCGAGCCCGGACTCCACCCCGAGCTGCGCGAATGGGCCGCCGAGGTCGCGGCCGAGCACGAGGCGGGCGTGCGCGTCTCGCTCCGGATCGACCTCGACACCTCCTGCGAGCCCCCCGCCTTCCGGGCCGTGCTGCAGATGCACGGCCTCGCCGACGCCGCGCTCGTCGCGGACGCCGCCGACGTCTGGGCCGGAGCGGGCGCCGCCGCTGCCGGCTTCCCGCCGCGTGCCCGTCTGGACGCGCTCCGGGCCCTGCGCCGCGCCGCCCGCCTCTGGCGTCCGCTCGCGCCGCTGCTCGGCGCGGCCGTCCCCGACTCCGTGGACCTGGCCGACGAGGAGGTCGCGGAGCTGCTCGGGGAGGCCGGTCGCGCCCTGGCCGCCGACGGGGTGCAGGTGCACTGGCCGCGCGGGCTCGCCCGTACGCTCACCGCCCGCGCCGTCGTGGGACGCCCCGCGCCGGCGTCCGCCGCCGCCTCCGGCGACCTCCCCGGCCTGCTCTCCCCCACCGCAGCCCCCCCCCTCACCCGGCGCCACGCACCCGGCCGCCAGGGCGATCTGCCCGCCGGGCCGCCGGACCTGCTCCCCGAGGCCAGGCGCCCCCTGGCCCCGCTGCGTCCCCAGTCGGTCCTGGTCGCTTCCGCCCACGCCCGCCCGTCCCCGTCCCCCCTCCGCCCCGGCCCCCGCGTGCCGCCCCCCGCCGCCCCGGCCCCCCTCTCCACCCACGGTGCGCGACCGCGTCGCCGACGAGGCTGCCGCCGGCCGGGCGGCCACCCTCATCCGGGGCCGGGTCGGTGA